The genomic region GCCTGTCGCATATAAAATTTCAACAATCAACCAAATGTTTATTTCTCTGGTGACGCATCCAAGAGTCTTTCGACTTGAACCTCGCCTCGCATTTACTAAACGAGTAAGACTTAACGTCCTCGCGACGTTTTTTATGCCTAACCTGACCAGTTTTGGTGAAAAACGCCATTCGACACTTGTCGCATATAAAATTTCAACAATCAACCAAATGTTTATTTCTCTGGTGACGCATCCAAGAGTCTTTCGACTTAAACCTCGCCTCGCATTTGCTACACGAGTAAGACTTAACGTCCTCGTGACGTTTTTTATGCCTCACTTGGTCTGTTTTAGTGAAAAACGTCATTCCACACTTGTCGCATATAAAATTACGTTCCCTCACGTGAACGGAACGTATGTGAATTCTCAAATTCTGCGGCGTTGTGAAGGTTTTATCGCATTGTGAACAGTTCGATATCGGCCGCTTTGCTCCATGCTCTTCTACTTTATGCACTTCGAGCATGTAAGAGTGCTGAAATGTCTTTCCGCAAACCACGCAGTATCGCTTGTAAGAACCTATGTTGTGTACAGTTTTCATATGCTTCAATTTCGCATAGTTTTTGCTAAACTTTTCGTTGCAAAGCgtgcatttttttaatctatgcTTGTGTTTGTAATCTCTATGGGTACGGAGGTTTAAACTGTTGTAGAATGACATACCGCACGTTTCGCATACGTGATTAGTCGAGTGTGTGTTCATATGTGTGGATAGAGGGACGAAAGCGTTGTAATTTTCTCCGCATATAACACATTTGAAGCCATCCTCTAGTCTGTAGGGGACAAACATGTGTTCTTGTGAGGAAAATTGGATTCCGTGCATTTCTATCAAATGACTCGTCAAGTTTGGCAATCCGCTGCATTTTTTTGAACACAATTTGCACTTTAAAGATGATATATCAGCATTTTGGTATACATTCCCTGGTAAGTTTATGTCGAATTCATCATTTTTTGCCTCCAAATGACTTTTGCAGTGTTCACGAAGGTCACATATTTTGATGTAAGCCAGTTTGCAAAAGTAACActggtattttgtttttagcgATTTGAATAGGCatatgtttgaatattttaatagtttaaccGAGTCTTCTCTGATCTCCTCCTTGATTTTGAAATGCTTCGGTTTGTCCGATGTTTCTGAATGGACATCTGGAAAGAACAAAAGTTGTCATAAACATCTGCGCGTTTAATGTCCGATTGGTAATATAAGTATCATACCTCAGAGAGAGCTTGTAACTCTGGaacgctcgtagctttagttttaagatgacGAATTAACTtatcgtttatatatatatatatatatatatatatttattgtttttatatgtcatttcataactggacttccctcaactaaataggtactgacagaataccagcgttgtgggtacattagtatccggagcaTTAAgttgagtcagaacctttttattggcacgacacatcatagacttaagctattaataattaagtacaaaatttttaagttactccgtatgtaagtctgtttgtgttgttctggtaaataaacaaattctattctattctattctatcgccatcaactcacttctgcgtcatattttacatgtacctAATGTACGCACCAAAATTGCCATCTttgtgtctatttgaataaagaaatatttcactttgactttgactttgagaatAATGAAGAGCTTAGTTCCAACGCGCTGCTCTAATCAGGGTTGGcagatttaattataaaacccCACATAATGTgctggagagcacgttaatggCCAAAATTCCCGTCCTGATATCATTGGTTAACATTGCTTATCCAACTAAGCGTCTAAGTTTGCAAGTCTGTTAACTCTTCGTAATTTATAGAATAGCAACATATTGTCAAAAccgacaattaaaaaaaaaaaaaaaaacgacaatTTTAGACTCGGACGGTATTTGGTACGTTTACCTACCAAAtgaatttattaacttatttttttcttcaaggTTGAAATTAGTTTTTTAGTGGTCGAGGGTAAATGAAAccatgtaaaaattaaaaaattaaatattttatttcagttttcattcaAAGGTGCGTTTTCATTCTacacgagttaaaaaaaaaacaagaaacaatataaatataaataccttgGCTTACcgccattttctttttctttcgaAAAAGCTTGCCTACCTAAAATCTCTGGCTGAATGAATCCTGAACCTACATGACTTTTCGTCTCATATTACGGGTAACGTTTGCTAAATTATTGATTACTACAGGTTTGAGGCATGgctgttttgaaaaaaaaaaattacacgacAGTTAATAAGCTGGACTCCCAAGTTACTCAAACTAATTTATCGCTATTGTGAGTAAAAAAAGGACAGTTGAACTAATATCCAACATTACATGTCAAGTTTTTATTCTTTacaatcaatgaatgaatgaatgaatatacttttattgcacaccacaaaaagtacataaagaaaagtataacaaaagaaCGTATACAATTTGTCCCTTACGACTTCGGCGTATAAATCACGGACGGATGGTACGGACTGCGGACTTTTAAAGGGGTATAATTCCGTCATACCTTATTTTGACCTTTGGCCATTTATGCATCGCACACATCGTAGGttctcaataattaatttgtacccttttttgaaacatttttcattgatgatCCGCTCCTATTGATCGTAGTGTGAGGTTATGAAGccttatagccttcctcgatataTGGACTATACAACTCACAAAGATTTTCCAATTCGAATCAGTAGTTCTCGACGATAGCGCGCTCAACCGCCAAACTCTTGCGTCATGCGTTTTTGCATTGCGTCGTAATGGTTAACCAGATCCATACTGACAGACAGATTCTAAGGTATTGCCAGCTTAAGCTGGCAATACTTTAGAATCGGATACACCCATCTGAACGCTGTAGACTTATGATCTACAAGCGTTTCTTTTCATATGCCTGCGCAAAGAATCCTTTGTAGCGAAAGCACTGTGGCAAAGAGAGCAAGAGAACTTTTTCTCACCCGTATGAGTTACCCTGTGTCTCAGTACATCCGATTTAGTGTAAAAAGCGTTGTGGCATACATCGCATTCGTGCTTCCTCTCTTTCTTATGCACATTTTTAACGTGATTGTTCAGCAAACTCCGCGTTATGAACTCCTTGAAACACAACGGACATTTGTGCTCGGGCCGAACCAAT from Pararge aegeria chromosome 26, ilParAegt1.1, whole genome shotgun sequence harbors:
- the LOC120635155 gene encoding oocyte zinc finger protein XlCOF15-like — its product is MHGIQFSSQEHMFVPYRLEDGFKCVICGENYNAFVPLSTHMNTHSTNHVCETCGMSFYNSLNLRTHRDYKHKHRLKKCTLCNEKFSKNYAKLKHMKTVHNIGSYKRYCVVCGKTFQHSYMLEVHKVEEHGAKRPISNCSQCDKTFTTPQNLRIHIRSVHVRERNFICDKCGMTFFTKTDQVRHKKRHEDVKSYSCSKCEARFKSKDSWMRHQRNKHLVDC